From Geomonas agri, one genomic window encodes:
- a CDS encoding helix-hairpin-helix domain-containing protein, giving the protein MVQSTADFRRLKGVGAILGKRLYDAGFDSFAKIAQAGEEGLSKVRGVNRRHIASILQQARELAGLEQDDRPDPVQLMQQRVAGMREKVENLAQATRDRFAGEISEKCGRKLGADLERIENALLQMHDFGNKRSRRIAKILGKAEKKVTGLDDATLKKVRKGFKKARKTVLKALT; this is encoded by the coding sequence ATGGTCCAGTCGACAGCGGATTTCAGGCGGCTGAAAGGCGTCGGCGCGATACTGGGCAAGAGGCTGTATGACGCGGGTTTCGACAGCTTCGCCAAGATAGCGCAGGCAGGAGAGGAAGGTTTGAGCAAGGTGCGCGGGGTGAACCGGCGCCACATCGCATCGATACTGCAACAGGCCCGGGAACTGGCCGGGTTGGAGCAGGACGATCGGCCGGACCCGGTTCAGCTCATGCAGCAGCGGGTGGCCGGGATGAGGGAAAAAGTAGAAAACCTGGCCCAAGCGACCCGGGACCGGTTCGCCGGGGAGATTTCTGAAAAGTGCGGCAGAAAACTCGGGGCGGATCTGGAAAGAATCGAGAACGCATTGCTGCAGATGCACGATTTCGGCAACAAACGCTCAAGACGTATCGCAAAGATATTGGGCAAGGCGGAAAAGAAAGTCACCGGCCTCGACGATGCCACCCTGAAGAAGGTGCGCAAGGGCTTCAAGAAAGCGAGAAAGACCGTGTTGAAGGCTCTGACGTAG
- a CDS encoding SixA phosphatase family protein, giving the protein MIIHIVRHAEAIERTPEVPEEHRYLTRRGRRRFRRVAKSLATLGIEPDLVLTSPLVRAVQTADILGEKLRYKRELIVASQLAPGFRPERLDELLKLYPQVTEVVLVGHEPDLGLVTQALLGEEASLTLPKGGTVSFKRSASGSSEPLFLQLVTGTGRIVTSRGKALDRLRQGG; this is encoded by the coding sequence ATGATCATCCACATAGTGCGACACGCGGAAGCCATTGAGAGAACGCCGGAGGTGCCCGAAGAGCACCGCTACCTCACCCGCCGCGGCAGAAGACGCTTCCGCAGGGTAGCCAAGAGCCTCGCCACCCTCGGAATCGAGCCCGACCTGGTGCTGACCAGCCCGCTAGTGCGCGCGGTGCAGACCGCGGACATCCTGGGGGAAAAACTCCGTTACAAGCGCGAACTCATCGTGGCGTCTCAGCTCGCACCGGGGTTCCGCCCGGAGAGACTCGACGAGTTGCTCAAGCTCTACCCCCAGGTAACCGAGGTCGTCCTGGTCGGCCATGAGCCGGACCTGGGACTGGTGACGCAGGCACTGCTTGGGGAAGAAGCATCACTTACCCTCCCTAAGGGTGGGACCGTATCGTTCAAGAGAAGCGCCAGCGGCAGCAGCGAACCACTATTCCTGCAACTGGTTACCGGAACCGGCAGGATCGTCACCTCCAGGGGCAAGGCGCTCGACCGCCTGCGGCAGGGAGGCTGA
- a CDS encoding amidohydrolase, translating to MPTQLQLQTVSGQVEAELPSLVEIYKHLHARPELSGQERATASLLAGELKKLGFRVTEGIGRYSRFDWPGFGLMAVLENGPGPTLLMRADMDALPVQEKTGLPYASTARAIYRDGSEVPVMHACGHDVHVSCLLGAARVLATARECWSGTLVLVGQPGEEGGDGAQAMIDDGAYRLCPKPDFALALHSTLFLKAGTAGYAPGNFLASFTEVEIVVRGVGAHGSAPEHGKDPVVMAAQLVLALQTIVSREITPHEPAVVTVGSIHGGAACNVIPEEVVLQLSIRSYDNRVRDKILDSVRRICTGVALAAGVPEERFPVVSVLACHPATYNDPALAEHVAEALRSALGTDNVVRSAARMVSEDFGSWGLGGAIPICMFWLGAADPVLFEEGLRQGGAMPSQHSPLYAPLPEPTLRAGVKALVAAACKLLPAG from the coding sequence ATGCCGACACAATTGCAGCTCCAGACAGTGAGCGGGCAGGTGGAAGCCGAACTGCCCTCGCTTGTGGAGATCTACAAGCATCTTCACGCTCGTCCTGAACTTTCCGGGCAGGAGCGCGCCACCGCCTCGCTGCTGGCGGGTGAGCTCAAAAAGCTGGGCTTTAGGGTAACGGAAGGGATCGGCAGGTACAGTCGGTTCGACTGGCCTGGCTTTGGTCTGATGGCGGTGCTGGAGAATGGACCCGGCCCGACGCTGCTGATGCGGGCTGACATGGATGCGCTGCCGGTGCAAGAGAAGACGGGACTCCCCTACGCCAGCACGGCACGGGCGATCTACCGGGACGGTAGCGAGGTTCCCGTGATGCACGCGTGTGGGCATGACGTGCACGTGTCCTGCCTGCTGGGCGCTGCGCGAGTGTTGGCGACGGCCCGGGAGTGCTGGTCCGGCACGCTGGTCCTGGTGGGCCAGCCTGGCGAAGAGGGAGGGGACGGCGCGCAGGCGATGATCGACGACGGCGCCTACCGGCTCTGCCCCAAGCCGGATTTCGCGTTGGCCCTGCACAGTACCCTGTTCCTGAAGGCCGGTACCGCGGGGTACGCACCGGGCAACTTCCTGGCCAGCTTCACCGAGGTGGAGATTGTGGTGCGCGGCGTGGGGGCGCACGGTTCCGCGCCTGAGCACGGCAAGGACCCGGTCGTGATGGCGGCCCAGTTGGTACTCGCTCTGCAGACCATCGTGAGCCGTGAGATCACCCCCCACGAGCCTGCCGTGGTCACCGTCGGGTCCATCCACGGCGGCGCCGCCTGCAATGTCATTCCCGAAGAGGTAGTGCTGCAACTGAGCATCAGGAGCTACGACAACCGGGTTCGCGACAAAATCCTGGACTCGGTGCGGCGCATCTGCACAGGTGTGGCCCTTGCCGCCGGAGTCCCGGAGGAACGCTTTCCCGTTGTTTCAGTCCTCGCCTGTCATCCTGCTACCTACAACGATCCGGCCCTCGCCGAGCACGTGGCAGAAGCACTGCGCTCGGCGCTCGGGACGGACAATGTGGTCCGCTCAGCGGCGAGGATGGTGAGCGAGGATTTCGGTTCCTGGGGGCTTGGTGGGGCGATCCCGATCTGCATGTTCTGGTTGGGGGCTGCCGATCCTGTGCTGTTCGAGGAGGGGCTGCGGCAGGGGGGGGCAATGCCGTCGCAGCATTCGCCGCTTTACGCGCCGCTGCCGGAACCGACACTGCGGGCGGGCGTCAAGGCGCTGGTCGCGGCGGCCTGCAAACTGTTGCCGGCGGGGTAG
- a CDS encoding DUF3300 domain-containing protein: MKRILIILLMAVLLPVTVTTAPVQAQSEPGYYQMSDQDGYLNDDLLYPEELDDLLARIALYPDPLIAQILPAATFVDQIHDAANFVRLYGDTPRIDYQPWDISVRAVAHYPQVLYMMDREYQWTASVGQAYIEQPQDVMDAIQRLRRFAYDEGNLFSTPQQQVYFEGDIIRIVPARPEYVYVPVYDPNVVYVERYYPSSPFITFSVGFTIGPWLNRDCNWRERRVYYHGWRGSGWITRSRPYIRDRQNIYINRRAATITINQRVVQRDTRKYREQLRVETRQHRDEGRMPPVRVEPRRPRAEQPRPGKVEQQRAGQGQPATERRREPWNRRDAAPAPGVPAPATKPAKPGAPPPAAQRQPAPTPPKEQPQAQPGRQQPAPAATKEGRPDKGENREENRRREPRPVNRPGVQPPGAATIPAPTTTAPAARGAAPHAPAAEPAVKAPAAIPAAPAVPVRPVTPRVEKPKPAPAATPAPKTEPAEPTRPAREFEPGGRGRGESQGRGESQGGRALQRGEER, translated from the coding sequence ACTACCAGATGTCGGACCAGGATGGCTACCTGAACGACGACCTCCTCTATCCCGAGGAACTGGATGACCTGCTGGCCCGGATCGCGCTCTACCCGGACCCGCTGATAGCCCAGATCCTTCCCGCAGCGACCTTCGTGGACCAGATCCACGATGCTGCCAATTTCGTCAGGCTCTATGGCGACACCCCGCGCATCGACTACCAACCTTGGGACATCAGTGTACGCGCAGTGGCCCATTACCCGCAGGTTCTGTACATGATGGACCGGGAGTACCAGTGGACCGCGTCGGTGGGCCAGGCGTACATCGAACAGCCACAGGACGTGATGGACGCTATCCAGAGGTTACGCCGCTTCGCCTACGACGAGGGGAACCTGTTCTCGACGCCGCAGCAGCAGGTCTATTTTGAGGGTGACATCATCCGGATCGTACCGGCCCGTCCTGAGTACGTCTACGTCCCGGTATACGACCCAAACGTTGTCTACGTGGAACGCTACTACCCCAGTTCCCCCTTCATCACCTTCAGTGTCGGCTTTACCATAGGCCCGTGGTTGAACCGCGACTGCAACTGGCGCGAGCGCAGGGTCTACTACCATGGCTGGCGTGGTAGCGGATGGATCACTCGCTCGCGTCCCTACATCCGCGACCGTCAGAATATCTACATAAACAGGCGAGCCGCGACCATCACCATCAACCAGCGTGTGGTGCAGCGTGACACCCGCAAGTACCGGGAACAACTACGCGTGGAAACCAGGCAGCACCGGGATGAGGGGCGGATGCCGCCAGTGCGTGTAGAACCGCGCCGGCCGAGGGCTGAACAGCCGCGCCCGGGCAAGGTCGAACAGCAGCGCGCCGGCCAGGGGCAACCGGCAACCGAGCGACGCAGGGAGCCGTGGAACCGCCGTGATGCGGCGCCAGCGCCAGGCGTACCAGCCCCGGCGACGAAGCCGGCCAAGCCTGGTGCGCCCCCACCTGCTGCACAACGGCAACCTGCGCCGACCCCGCCCAAAGAACAGCCCCAGGCGCAACCCGGCAGGCAACAGCCGGCACCGGCCGCCACCAAGGAAGGACGCCCGGACAAGGGCGAGAACCGGGAAGAGAACCGACGCAGGGAACCCCGCCCGGTGAACCGCCCAGGCGTGCAGCCACCGGGCGCCGCGACGATACCGGCGCCGACAACGACCGCTCCCGCAGCACGCGGCGCCGCTCCCCACGCTCCTGCGGCAGAGCCGGCAGTCAAGGCACCAGCAGCAATTCCGGCAGCCCCGGCAGTTCCGGTGCGACCGGTCACCCCGCGGGTCGAGAAGCCGAAACCGGCACCGGCAGCAACACCGGCGCCCAAGACCGAGCCTGCCGAACCGACACGGCCGGCACGGGAGTTTGAGCCGGGAGGTCGTGGGCGCGGCGAATCGCAGGGACGCGGTGAATCCCAAGGGGGCCGAGCCTTGCAGCGCGGCGAGGAGCGCTGA